The Schistocerca nitens isolate TAMUIC-IGC-003100 chromosome 7, iqSchNite1.1, whole genome shotgun sequence genome contains a region encoding:
- the LOC126195037 gene encoding uncharacterized protein LOC126195037, producing the protein MTTNTTDCLPSWLDNGFAEKSLKDSNNYQDFRVLSVDVQRASALGENFMSEIYRMTVELEHEVKRHKDTVSLIVKLFPGGEVMQKIAQDMQAFEREILMFSETIPAMTQILQKAAPGKYTQLSAMCFTSGTQPVIYVALEDLKARGFAMAERCKGLDLAHAKLVVRKLAEFHASSIALYAQNPASMDKYKSFQLFEGETGKHTESFLKLGCKGLADQLETLEKSYSKYAPRVRALSENLYPRLAEMAKQKGKFCALAHADTWTNNIMFKYSGSAVQDVVLLDFQVSCYYSPSIDLHHFIHTSITEQVYADHLTDLLKEYYNHLIEVMEDIGIIRDKQISFEDVLEDFEAHMLYGLYIAITELPVVRSEGESGFDVEASMKGTYTDDNRSAFTGAAYMQAIKRMLPEFEKRGLL; encoded by the coding sequence GACTTCAGGGTCCTCTCCGTAGATGTACAACGAGCATCAGCTCTAGGAGAAAACTTCATGAGTGAAATCTATCGTATGACTGTGGAACTAGAGCATGAAGTCAAGCGGCATAAGGACACTGTGTCattaatagtaaaattatttcCAGGTGGAGAAGTTATGCAGAAAATAGCACAGGATATGCAAGCCTTTGAGAGAGAGATTCTCATGTTCAGTGAGACCATTCCTGCAATGACACAGATATTGCAGAAAGCAGCCCCTGGTAAATACACACAGTTATCTGCAATGTGTTTCACCTCTGGGACTCAGCCAGTTATCTATGTAGCCCTCGAGGACTTGAAGGCCAGAGGCTTTGCAATGGCAGAGAGGTGCAAGGGACTGGACTTGGCTCATGCAAAACTTGTTGTCAGGAAACTGGCTGAGTTCCATGCATCTTCCATTGCACTGTATGCACAGAACCCTGCATCAATGGACAAATATAAGAGTTTTCAATTGTTTGAAGGAGAAACAGGTAAACACACAGAGTCCTTCTTGAAACTAGGCTGCAAAGGTCTCGCAGATCAGCTGGAGACATTAGAGAAATCATACTCAAAGTATGCACCAAGAGTCCGAGCTCTCTCAGAAAACCTATACCCACGTCTAGCAGAGATGGCAAAACAGAAGGGAAAGTTTTGTGCCTTAGCTCATGCGGATACCTGGACCAACAACATTATGTTCAAATACTCTGGTAGTGCTGTCCAAGATGTGGTTCTACTCGACTTCCAGGTTTCTTGCTACTATTCACCTTCAATTGACTTACATCATTTTATACACACTAGTATTACAGAACAAGTGTATGCTGATCACTTAACAGACCTTTTGAAAGAGTACTATAATCATTTAATTGAAGTGATGGAAGATATTGGTATCATCAGAGACAAACAGATATCCTTTGAGGATGTGCTTGAAGACTTTGAGGCCCACATGCTGTATGGCTTGTACATAGCAATAACAGAGCTTCCAGTTGTACGCAGTGAAGGGGAATCTGGTTTTGATGTAGAGGCATCTATGAAAGGAACATACACTGATGATAATAGAAGTGCTTTTACAGGTGCTGCGTATATGCAAGCTATAAAACGTATGCTGCCAGAATTTGAAAAGAGAGGTTTATTGTGA